A stretch of DNA from Catenulispora acidiphila DSM 44928:
ACAGCGCACGCACCACATTGCACGCACCACTGCACGGCAACGCTGCATCAGCACCACAGCACAGCTGCACGCACCACAGCACTGACACTCCCTGTTGGCACAAGCCGTCCGAAAGGCGCTGTCCATGCCGATCACCATCGCCGACGTCGCGGCCCGGGCCGGGGTCAGCAAGACCACGGTCTCCCGCGTGCTCAACGGCAAGGGCGAGCTCGACGCCTCGACCGTGGCGCGGGTGCGGCTCGTCATCGACGAGCTCGGCTATGTGCCCAGCGCTCGGGCGGTATCCCTGGCGCGCGGGCGCACCGGCGTCATCGGGATGCTCGTGCCCTCGCTCACCTGGCCGTGGATCGGCGAGGTGATCCAGGGGGCGGTGGACGTGGTGGAGAGCGGGGAGCTCGGGGTCATGCTCTTCACCTGCAATCAGGGGGACGAGTCCATGCGGCGCTTCGCCAGCCAGGTCAACGCCAAGGCGTTCGACGGGCTGCTGGTGATCGAGCCGGAGGGGACCCTGGACTACATCACCGAGCTGCACACCGGCGGGCTGCCGGTCGTCCTCATCGACGACCGGGAGAGCCGGCCGCAGTTCGCCTCCGTCGCGACCACCAATCGCGCCGGAGGCCGCGCCGCCGCGCACCACCTGCTGGAGACCGGCCGCCGCCATCCGGTGGTCGTCACCGGCAAGCTGGGTTTCGGCTGCGTCACCGAACGGCTCGAGGGCTTCGCCGAGGCCTTCGAGCAGGCCGGGCATCCGCTGCCGGCCGAAGCCGTGCTGGAGGGCGACTTCAGCATCGCCTCGGGTCACGCCGCAGTGGCGCGGGCCGTGGCCGACGGGGTCGAGTTCGACTCCGTCTTCGCGCACAACGACCTCTCCGCTGCGGGCGCCATGCAGGCGCTGAGAGAGGCCGGAATCGCGGTGCCGGGGGACGTCGCCGTCGTCGGGTTCGACGACGTCGAGTGTGCCGCCGTTACCGAGCCGCCACTGACCACGGTCCACCAGCCCCTGCGCGAATTGGGGGCCACCGCGGCCCGGCTGCTGACGGCTCACCTCGGGGGCGAGCCCCTGCCGGCCGAACCGGTCGTCATCCCGACCGACTTCGTCGTCCGGAGCTCCACCGCACCAAAGAGCTAGTACAGGACCACAGCACAGGACTGGATTCCATCCCGATCCGCCCGCACGCGCGCCCGCTTCGGGCCGCGCCGCGATACCGCGCACCCTCGCACGGGGCGCGCGGCACGGATCCCCAGCTTGGAGGAGAAGGAATGACCTTCGCGACATCCGGCACCGCAGCCCGGCGTCCGCTCGCCGCGCTGCTGGCCGCGGGCCTGGCCGTCACCCTCGCCGCGGGGTGCGGCAGCAGCAAGAGCAAGAGCGGCGGCGCCTCGACCGGCGGCGGCAAGACGGTGCTCAACGTCGGCATGCCCGACGGAGCCACGCTGCCCGCCAACAACAACCCCTACCTGGACTCCTCGTTCGCCAAGAAGCTCGGCTACACCTGGCTGATCTGGGAGCCGCTGGCCATGCAGGACGAGGCCAAGCCGGACCAGGACCCGGCGCCGTGGCTGGCCACCAAGTGGAGCTGGTCGCCGGACTACAGCCAGGTGACCCTGACCGTCCGCGACGGCGTGAAGTGGTCCGACGGCACGCCGCTGACCGCCGACGACGTCGCCTACTCCTTCCAGATCCAGAAGGACCACAAGGAAGTCGACTACTACTCGCTGGCCATCAAGGGTGTGACGACCAGCGGCAACCAGGTGACCGTGTCCTTCGACGGCTCGCAGTACGTGAACCGCACGAAGATCCTGTCCACCCAGGTGATCAACAAGAAGCAGTGGTCGGCGATGGCCGACCCGTCCAAGGACACCGTCGCCAACCCGATCGGCACCGGTCCCTACACCATCAAGACCACCACGCCCTCGACGGTCACCGTCAGCGCGCGCAGCGACTACTGGGGCACCGCGCCGAAGGTGAAGACGATCAACTTCACCACCTACAGCTCCAACGACACCATGGGCGCGGCGCTGACCTCCGGCGCGGCCGAGTGGAGCTACTACTTCATGTCGGACGCCAAGAGCACGTTCGTGGCCAAGGACCCCGCGCACTACAAGCTCTACTTCCCGGCCCAGCTCTCCGCCGACGGCCTGTGGTTCAACACCACCAAGAAGCCGTACGACAACCCGCACCTGCGCCGCGCGATGAGCATGGTCATCAACCGCGACGACATCTTCAACCAGGGTGAGGCCGGCTACTTCAAGCCGGAGATCGCCAACGTCACCGGCATCCCGACGCCGCAGGGCGAGCCCTACATCGCCGCGCAGTTCAAGAACATCTCGCCGGTCACCGGCGTGGCGGCGGCGAAGAAGGAGCTGACCGACAACGGCTTCACCTACAGCGGCACCACCCTGGTGGACCCGACCGGCAAGCCGGTGACGATGACGCTGACCGACCCGGCGGACTGGAACGACTACCAGACCGACCTGGCGATCATCAAGGACAACCTGGCGAGCATCGGCATCAACGCCACGGTCGACAAGGCCAACGACGACGCCTGGTTCGACAACATCGCCAAGGGCAACTTCGACGCGGCGCTGCACTGGACCAACTCCGGGACCACGCCGTACGACATGTACGACCAGATCATGGACTCCGCGGGTCTGGAGCCGCTCGGCACGGCGGCCACCGGCGACTTCGGCCGGTACAAGAACCCCGCCGCCGACGCCGCGCTGAAGGCGTACTCCAACGCCACCGACGACGCCGGGCGCAAGGCGGCCATGGACAACCTGGAGCAGCTGTTCGTCCAGGAGATGCCGATGATCCCGACCTCGGCCGGCAACCTCGGCGCGGAGTACTCCACGAAGAACTGGAGCGGCTGGCCCAGCGCGGACAACGCCTACGAGGCGCCGCAGCCCACCCGCTGGGGGATGGAAGACATCGTCCTGCACCTGACCCCGTCCTCCTGACCGGGCAGTCGACCAACTGTCCGGCGTGACCAGGGCCGGGTGGCGGCGTTGAGGGGCGCCGCCGCCCGGCCCGTGGAAAGGAACCCATCGATGACGGCGCTTGACCACGAGGTGGTCCTGGAAGCCGAGGCGCTGACCAAGCACTTCCCGGTGCGGGCCCGCGGCCGCGCGGCCCTGTCCCGCGTCCCGAAGGTCGTGCATGCCGTGGACGACGTGTCCCTGAGCCTGCGCAAGGGGCGCGTCACCGCGCTGGTCGGCGAGTCCGGCTCGGGCAAGTCGACGGTCGCCCGCCTGCTGGCGCAGCTCTACCCGCGTACCGGCGGCGACATCCGGATCGACGGGGTGTCCACCGCGGTCAAGGGCGGACGGCAGTTCAAGGCGTACGCGCGCCGGGTCCAGCTGATCTTCCAGGACCCGTTCGCCTCGCTGAACCCGGTGCACACCGTGCGCCACCACCTGACCCGCGCTCTGAAGATCCACGGCCGCTACGAAGGCGAGCAGTCGCTGACCGAGCTGCTGGGCCGGGTCCAGCTGACGCCGGCCTCGCTGTACCTGGACAAGTACCCGCACGAGCTCTCCGGCGGCCAGCGCCAGCGCGTGTCGATAGCCCGCGCGCTGGCCGCCGACCCCGAGGCGCTGCTCGCCGACGAGCCGGTCTCGATGCTGGACGTCTCGATCCGGCTCGGCGTGCTGAACCTGCTGGCGGATCTGAAGAACCGGCTGAACCTGGCAGTGCTCTACATCACCCACGACATCGCCTCGGCGCGCTACTTCGCCGACGAGACGCTGGTGATGTACGCCGGGCGCATGGTCGAGGGCGGCGACTCCGAGACGGTGACGCAGCGCCCCGCGCACCCCTACACCCACCTGTTGGTCCACTCCGCGCCGGATCCCGAACGCGTCCGAGGGGCGACCGAGCCCATCGACGAGGAGGACTCCGGCGAACCGCCGAGCCTGATCGACCCGCCGAGCGGCTGCCGGTTCCACCCGCGCTGCCCGAAGGCGATGGAGGTGTGCCGGGTCCGCGTGCCGGAGCGCACGCTGGTCGGCGACGCGCCGGACCACTGGGTCGCCTGCTGGCTGTTCGGCGACGAGGGCGGCGAGAACGAGACGACCGCGCTGGTCGGCAAGGCCGGCGACGTCGGCGAGGTCGCGGAGGACGGCGATGACGCGGAGCTGGAACCCATGACGACCGTCGCCGGGCTCGAGACCACGTCCGCCGAGCCCGAGGCGCCCGAGCTGGAGGGGGCAGAGCCGTGAGGTACTTCCTGCGCCGCCTGGGCTTCTACCTGTTCACGCTCTGGGCGGCCATCACCATCAACTTCTTCATCCCGCGGATGATCCCCGGCAACGCCGTGGACTCCCTGCTCGCGCAGCGCCGCGGCGAGGTCGACAGCCAGGCCGTGCAGTCCCTGAACATCCTGTTCGGCCTGGACAAGCACCAGAGCCTGGCCTCGCAGTACTGGCACTACCTGGTCCAGCTCTCCCACGGCGACCTGGGCATCAGCTTCGGCAACTTCCCCGAGCCGGTGACCACGGTCCTGGGCTCGGCGCTGCCCTGGACGCTCGGGCTGATCGGCACCACCACGATCCTGGCCTTCCTGATCGGGACCGGGCTGGGGGTGTTCGCCGGCTGGAAGCGCGGGACGTGGGTGGACGGTCTGCTGCCGGCGACCTCGTTCCTGTCCTCGATCCCCTACTTCTGGCTCGGGCTGATCTGCGTGGCCTGGCTCGCCAGCCCGCTCGGCCTGCCGACCTCCGGCGGCTACACCGTCGGCAACGTCCCCGGCTGGAACATCGCCGGCGACATCCTGAACCACATGATCCTGCCCGCCCTGACCATCATCGTCACCTCGATCGGCGGCTGGCTGCTGTCGATGCGGAACATGATGGTCACGGTCACCGCCGAGGACTACATCACCGTGGCGCACGCCAAGGGCCTGTCCGGGACGCGCGTGATGACCAAGTACGCGGCGCGCAACGCGCTGCTGCCCTCGGTCTCCGGCTTCGGCATGGCGCTGGGCCTGGTGGTCGGCGGCACGTTCCTGGTGGAGCAGGTCTTCTCCCTGCCCGGCGTCGGGCTCCAGCTCATCAACGCCATCTCAGGGCACGACTACCCGTTGATCCAGGGCGTCTTCCTGGTGGTGACGGTCGCGGTGCTGGCCGCGAACTTCCTGGCCGACCTGGCCTACATGGCGCTCGACCCGCGTACCCGGAAGGAGGGATGACCCGATGAGCCAGCCGATTGTGGTGTCCCCGCAACCGACGGCGGCGGTGGCGACCGGGAGGGCGAGGATCCGCTTCCGGATACCGAGCACCAAGGTCTCGATAGGCCTCGCGATCCTGCTGCTGTTCACGCTCGTCGCGTTCTTCGGCGACGCGCTCGCGCCCTTCGACCCCTCCAAGCGCAGCAACGACATCCTGCAGAGCCCGTCGGCCAAGCACTGGTTCGGCACGACGCACCTGGGCCAGGACATCTTCAGCCAGATCCTGGTCGGGACCCGCAGCGTGATGTTCGTCGGCTTCTTCGCCGGCATCCTGGCCACGGTGATCGCCGTGATCGTGGGCGTCACCTCCGGCTACCTGTCCGGCTTCTTGGGCGATTCGGTGTCCACGCTGTCCAACGTGTTCATCGTGATCCCGGCGCTGCCGCTGATCGTCATCGTCACCAACGTCATCCCGAACTCCGGGGACTGGGCGATCGCGCTGGTCATCGGCTGCACCTCCTGGGCCTGGGGCTCGCGGTTGCTCAGAGCGCAGACGCTCTCGCTGCGCAACCGGGACTTCGTGCAGGCGGCCAAGGCCAACGGCGAGTCCACCTGGCGCATCGTCACCGTGGAGATCCTGCCCAACCTCACCGCGATCATCGCCTCCTCCTTCATCGGCACGGTGATGTTCGCCGTGATGACCGAGATCGCGCTGGCCTACGTCGGCGTCTCGGGCATCTCGGAGTGGAACTGGGGCGAGGTCCTCTTCTGGGCGCAGGGCCAGCAGGCGCTGGCGATCGGCGCGTGGTGGTGGTTCGTGCCGGCCGGGCTGTGCATCGCGCTGCTGGGCACGGCGCTGGCCCTGGTGAACTTCGGGATCGACGAGATCGTCAACCCGCGGCTGCGCGGCGGCGGCAAGGCCGTGGTCCGCACCGCCGACGGGCGCAAGACCCGGATGCGGATCGGATTCACCCCGGTGCTCACGCCGCGGGCGGACATTGCAGAAAGTGGCGGCCGATGAGACCGGTGCTGGAAATCAAGGGCCTGTCCGTCGACTACGGGGTCGGCGAGCACTCGGTGCGCGCGGTCAACACCGTTGACCTGACGCTGAACCGCGGCGAGGTGCTGGGCCTGGCCGGGGAGTCCGGCTCGGGCAAGTCGACCCTGGCCTACGGCGCCACCCGGCTGCTGCCCCCGCCCGGGGTGGTGACCGGCGGATCAGTGCTCTACCACACTGACGAGGGCGACACCGTCGACCTGCTGCGGATGACGGACGCCGAGCTGCGCGCCTTCCGCTGGAGCCAGGTGTCGATCGTGTTCCAGGGCGCGATGAACTCGCTGAACCCGGTGGCCACCGTCGCCGCGCAGCTCACCGACGTCATCGCCGAGCACCGGCCCAAGTCCTCCAAGGCCGAGCGGCTCAAGCGCGCCGCGGAGATGCTGACCCTGGTCGGCATCGCCCAGGACCGGCTGGAGAGCTACCCGCACCAGCTCTCCGGCGGGATGCGGCAGCGCGTGATGATCGCCATGGCGCTGGCCCTGGAGCCGCGCGTGGTCATCATGGACGAGCCGACCACCGCGCTGGACGTGGTCATGCAGCGGCAGATCATGAAGCAGCTGGCGAAACTGAAGGACCAGCTGGGCTTCTCGGTCATCTTCATCACCCACGACCTGTCGCTGCTGGTGGAGTTCAGCGACCGGATCGCGATCATGTACGGCGGCCGGATCGTCGAACAGGCGCCGGCGATGGACCTCTATGACAAGTCCCTGCATCCCTACAGCGACGGTCTGCTGCACTCCTTCCCCGCCCTGCGCGGTCCCCGGCGCGAGCTGGCCGGTATCCCCGGCTCGCCCCCGGACCTGCGGGACATGCCGGTCGGCTGCGCCTTCCAGCCGCGCTGCCCCAAAGCCTTCGACCCCTGCGGCGTCTCGCCCCCGCCGCTGGTCCGGCCGGCCTCGGCCCCGGAGCGGACCGTGGCCTGCTACCTGCACCCTTCTGCGTGAGCTGTATCAGAGCATTGAGGAGAACCATGTCTTTGGAGCTACCCCGCGACTTCCGGTGGGGCGTCGCGACCTCGGCGTACCAGATCGAGGGGGCGGTGGGTGAGGACGGCCGGACCCCGTCGATCTGGGACACCTTCTGCCGCGTTCCGGGCGCGATCGACAACGGCGAGGACGGCGACGTCGCCTGCGACCACTACCACCGGATGCCGGAGGACGTGGGGCTGATCAAGTCCCTCGGCGTCGACACCTACCGCTTCTCGGTGTCCTGGCCGCGCGTCCAGCCCGGGGGCAGCGGCCCGGCGAACGCCGCCGGCCTGGCGTTCTACGACCGCCTCGTGGACGAGCTGCACAGCGCCGGCATCACTCCTTGGCTCACGCTGTACCACTGGGACCTGCCGCAGGAGTTGGAGGACGCCGGCGGCTGGCCGAACCGCGACACCGCCTACCGGTTCGCCGACTACGCCGAGATCGTCTACGACCGCCTCGGCGACCGCGTGGAG
This window harbors:
- a CDS encoding ABC transporter substrate-binding protein, producing the protein MTFATSGTAARRPLAALLAAGLAVTLAAGCGSSKSKSGGASTGGGKTVLNVGMPDGATLPANNNPYLDSSFAKKLGYTWLIWEPLAMQDEAKPDQDPAPWLATKWSWSPDYSQVTLTVRDGVKWSDGTPLTADDVAYSFQIQKDHKEVDYYSLAIKGVTTSGNQVTVSFDGSQYVNRTKILSTQVINKKQWSAMADPSKDTVANPIGTGPYTIKTTTPSTVTVSARSDYWGTAPKVKTINFTTYSSNDTMGAALTSGAAEWSYYFMSDAKSTFVAKDPAHYKLYFPAQLSADGLWFNTTKKPYDNPHLRRAMSMVINRDDIFNQGEAGYFKPEIANVTGIPTPQGEPYIAAQFKNISPVTGVAAAKKELTDNGFTYSGTTLVDPTGKPVTMTLTDPADWNDYQTDLAIIKDNLASIGINATVDKANDDAWFDNIAKGNFDAALHWTNSGTTPYDMYDQIMDSAGLEPLGTAATGDFGRYKNPAADAALKAYSNATDDAGRKAAMDNLEQLFVQEMPMIPTSAGNLGAEYSTKNWSGWPSADNAYEAPQPTRWGMEDIVLHLTPSS
- a CDS encoding ABC transporter permease yields the protein MRYFLRRLGFYLFTLWAAITINFFIPRMIPGNAVDSLLAQRRGEVDSQAVQSLNILFGLDKHQSLASQYWHYLVQLSHGDLGISFGNFPEPVTTVLGSALPWTLGLIGTTTILAFLIGTGLGVFAGWKRGTWVDGLLPATSFLSSIPYFWLGLICVAWLASPLGLPTSGGYTVGNVPGWNIAGDILNHMILPALTIIVTSIGGWLLSMRNMMVTVTAEDYITVAHAKGLSGTRVMTKYAARNALLPSVSGFGMALGLVVGGTFLVEQVFSLPGVGLQLINAISGHDYPLIQGVFLVVTVAVLAANFLADLAYMALDPRTRKEG
- a CDS encoding ABC transporter ATP-binding protein; translation: MRPVLEIKGLSVDYGVGEHSVRAVNTVDLTLNRGEVLGLAGESGSGKSTLAYGATRLLPPPGVVTGGSVLYHTDEGDTVDLLRMTDAELRAFRWSQVSIVFQGAMNSLNPVATVAAQLTDVIAEHRPKSSKAERLKRAAEMLTLVGIAQDRLESYPHQLSGGMRQRVMIAMALALEPRVVIMDEPTTALDVVMQRQIMKQLAKLKDQLGFSVIFITHDLSLLVEFSDRIAIMYGGRIVEQAPAMDLYDKSLHPYSDGLLHSFPALRGPRRELAGIPGSPPDLRDMPVGCAFQPRCPKAFDPCGVSPPPLVRPASAPERTVACYLHPSA
- a CDS encoding ABC transporter permease gives rise to the protein MSQPIVVSPQPTAAVATGRARIRFRIPSTKVSIGLAILLLFTLVAFFGDALAPFDPSKRSNDILQSPSAKHWFGTTHLGQDIFSQILVGTRSVMFVGFFAGILATVIAVIVGVTSGYLSGFLGDSVSTLSNVFIVIPALPLIVIVTNVIPNSGDWAIALVIGCTSWAWGSRLLRAQTLSLRNRDFVQAAKANGESTWRIVTVEILPNLTAIIASSFIGTVMFAVMTEIALAYVGVSGISEWNWGEVLFWAQGQQALAIGAWWWFVPAGLCIALLGTALALVNFGIDEIVNPRLRGGGKAVVRTADGRKTRMRIGFTPVLTPRADIAESGGR
- a CDS encoding LacI family DNA-binding transcriptional regulator, with product MPITIADVAARAGVSKTTVSRVLNGKGELDASTVARVRLVIDELGYVPSARAVSLARGRTGVIGMLVPSLTWPWIGEVIQGAVDVVESGELGVMLFTCNQGDESMRRFASQVNAKAFDGLLVIEPEGTLDYITELHTGGLPVVLIDDRESRPQFASVATTNRAGGRAAAHHLLETGRRHPVVVTGKLGFGCVTERLEGFAEAFEQAGHPLPAEAVLEGDFSIASGHAAVARAVADGVEFDSVFAHNDLSAAGAMQALREAGIAVPGDVAVVGFDDVECAAVTEPPLTTVHQPLRELGATAARLLTAHLGGEPLPAEPVVIPTDFVVRSSTAPKS
- a CDS encoding ABC transporter ATP-binding protein, with the translated sequence MTALDHEVVLEAEALTKHFPVRARGRAALSRVPKVVHAVDDVSLSLRKGRVTALVGESGSGKSTVARLLAQLYPRTGGDIRIDGVSTAVKGGRQFKAYARRVQLIFQDPFASLNPVHTVRHHLTRALKIHGRYEGEQSLTELLGRVQLTPASLYLDKYPHELSGGQRQRVSIARALAADPEALLADEPVSMLDVSIRLGVLNLLADLKNRLNLAVLYITHDIASARYFADETLVMYAGRMVEGGDSETVTQRPAHPYTHLLVHSAPDPERVRGATEPIDEEDSGEPPSLIDPPSGCRFHPRCPKAMEVCRVRVPERTLVGDAPDHWVACWLFGDEGGENETTALVGKAGDVGEVAEDGDDAELEPMTTVAGLETTSAEPEAPELEGAEP